A region of the Agrobacterium sp. RAC06 genome:
CAGCGGCGTCGAGACCACCGGCCATGAGTGGGATGGCATTCGCGAGCTGAACAACCCGATGCCGCGCTGGTGGGTCTATACCTTCTACGCGACCATCGTCTGGGCGATCGGCTACACGATCATGTATCCGGCCTGGCCGCTCCTGACCGACAACACCAAGGGTCTGCTCGGCTATTCGAGCCGTGCAGAAGTCGCTCAGGAACTGGCGGCGGCGAAGTCTTCGCAGGCAGTCTATCTCGACAAGATCGCGACCCTGCCGCTCGAAGAGATCATCGCCGACAAGGAACTGACCCAGTTTGCCGTTGCCGGCGGGGCTGCCGCCTTCAAGGTCAACTGCTCGCCTTGCCATGGTTCGGGTGCTGCCGGTGGCGCCGGTTATCCGAACCTCAACGACGACGACTGGCTCTGGGGCGGTGATCTCGAAGCGATCCACACCTCGATCGCCCACGGCATCCGCTATGACCAGGATCCGGACACCCGGTTCTCCGAAATGCCGGCCTATGGCGACATTCTCGACGCCGATCAGATCAAGCAGGTGGCGGCTTATGTCGTCAGCCTGACCGGCACGCCCCTCGATGCCTCGATGGTCGAGCCCGGC
Encoded here:
- the ccoP gene encoding cytochrome-c oxidase, cbb3-type subunit III, which translates into the protein MADKKHIDEISGVETTGHEWDGIRELNNPMPRWWVYTFYATIVWAIGYTIMYPAWPLLTDNTKGLLGYSSRAEVAQELAAAKSSQAVYLDKIATLPLEEIIADKELTQFAVAGGAAAFKVNCSPCHGSGAAGGAGYPNLNDDDWLWGGDLEAIHTSIAHGIRYDQDPDTRFSEMPAYGDILDADQIKQVAAYVVSLTGTPLDASMVEPGQQIYAENCAACHGEDAKGGRDFGAPNLADAIWLKVDGEAQIAAQIRQPRHGAMPGWGQRLGDTTVKQLTVYVHQLGGGE